DNA sequence from the Oryzias melastigma strain HK-1 unplaced genomic scaffold, ASM292280v2 sc00262, whole genome shotgun sequence genome:
AACACGAACGCGGTGATAAACTGGCCGTTTTCCCGCCTCGCTGCTTCGCTCCGGAATATTCCTGTCACGGTTTTCCCGGAAATTCCCAGACAGAACAGCAGTGGCGCGAGGAACGCCGCGAGGAGCCGCGACATTCCCGCCGCTGCAGATGAAATCCGTTACCACATCGGTTCAATGAGCCACGCAGGCGGACTACAGCGGCTGCGTTGACGTCACGGCACAAGATAcgaacaaacaggaagttttcaaagtaaaagcacaaagggggttaaaatgtaaaagtaaaagggAACGTCCTGGAGTTTATGGAGTCCATAAAACACTCGTATATGCATTCATTATACATAACCATCCTCTTAAtactctaaaattaaattatttcacatttggCTAAACCATTGCATCATAACCCTTTACATCTATATTATTCATTTGCACTACTcattgtaaatatatttattttatgtattttgcaTTAATCATATTTACCTTACTgatttgcataaataaatgacatatacctttatttatgtacattttaactTGTTTATCTAACAAATATTTTGCACCTTAAAAGTGCCCTTCTGATTGGATATTAGCTGTATTTTGTTATGGTATACACACATAGGCAGTAACAACAGTTTAGTCTAACATGGCTGATATTTTCGACTCAAATTTATTGTAACAAATGCACATTTTCGGTTGTTTagatttctttctgttttttaaagttgtacattgtgatggttttattgtgaaagaacTTCCGGATCTAAAACTTTGAATGTCTAAAGATGTTTAATTGATCAGAGTTTCACCCAATCATCTAAACCTTCCTGTATGACGTCATACACACGGGCCAATCCGCCATCAGGCGGGTGGTTCCACatcagccccgccccctttctaCGTGTCAACAATAGTGCCGTAAAGTGGCCTGAAGTGTCGTTCGTGAGTCGCGTCCTGACGGGCAGAATTTTGGAGCCGGCACCCGCTTTTCTGAGGTGTGAGGCCTTGACTGCGGGGCTGGGGGGCCGGCGGCGGCATGGGGGTCTTTAAACGGACCGTTCTGGTGACGGGGGGGTCCGGGTTCATGTAAGTCTTTGCTGGAGGATGGACATGCGCACTCTGGCGTGAATGACTATATTGTTTTGTGCGTGTCAGAGGATGGGGGTGTATGTGGGCGTCCTGTCAGAGGATGGGGGTGTATGTGGGCGTCCTGTCAGAGGACGGGGGGTGGGGTGTTGTGGGCGTCCTGTCAGAGGATGGGGGGTGTTGTGGGCGTCCTGTCAGAGGATGGGGTGTGGGGGTCCGGTATGCTCCGTGTAACTGCAGGTGTCCTCTCTGCAGCGGCTCTCACCTGGTCTGCTCTCTGGTGTGTGGACATCCGGACTGGATGATCATCAACCTGGATGCGGTGCGTCTCCTCCAGATCCCCCGGCTGCAGGCCTGTGGATCCTGAAGCACAGACCTGCAGGTTTCTGCCCCCCTCTGACAGGACCCCTTGTGTTTCAGCTGGATTACTGCTGCAGCCCCAGGAGTCTGCGGAGCGTGGAGAACAGGAGCAACTACAGATTTTTGCAGGTGTGTGGAGGTGAGGTGTTGAAGCTGCTGTCGGCGTGTGTTCCTCAGGATCTTCTTCCAACAGGGAGACGTGTGCGACTCCTCCACGCTGGACCACATCTTCAGCACCGAGAACATCGACGTGGTCTTTCACCTGGCGGCCAGGACACACGTTGGTGAGCAGCGGCCGTAAGGTCCTGGTTCTGGAGCAGTCTCTGATCTGTTTCAGCAGCTCTTCTGTCATCCCTCAGAGTCCTCCTTTCAGAACCCATCCAGTTTCCAGTGGGTCAACGTGGAAGGAACCAGAACCTTACTGAGAGCTGCCCAGAGGGCCCAACACCGGCCGCAGCGGTTCCTATATATCAGCACGGACGAGGTGTACGGAGCCAGCACCGACTGGGTCAGCACAGGGCCCCAGTTGTGTTTGCTGGATGGTGATTGGTTTTGAAGTTCATTTATGGTTCTTCTTCAGGTGTTTGATGAGTGCAGTCCACTGAGGCCCACTAACCCGTACGCCACCACAAAGGCAGATGCAGAGAACCTGGTCAGGTCCTACTGGGACCGGTACCAGGTGAGCAGGTTCAGGAGTACAGCTATGGTTCTGGTCTTAAACCGGGCTCTGATGGTCTGTGTTTGTGCTTCCAGCTCCCCGTCATCATAACCAGGAGCAACAACGTCTACGGCCCCCGGCAGCACACCGAGAAGGTAAAGGGGGTGGGGGTTGTCACGGTAACTAGAAGTTTAATCAAAAACCACGAATTTGATGTTTGGAAACTCCAACCTGAACCCCAGATCTTGGATCAGAGGTTCCTCTGTAAGTTCTGCTGGTTTTCATGATGCTTGGAACCCCTCCTGGTCAAATCTCTCCATCTGGTGGTCCCACCCAGCTCTGTGCAGGTCCACAGACCCCCACTGGTCCGGGTCATGGTGCTCCATCTGGATCATCTGTCTAGAAACATGCTGAGTCAGTAGGTTTTGTGGCCTCCTGTGAGTTAAAGCATTTCTTCTTGTGGTTTCAGGTCATTCCCAGGTTCCTCCGCCTCCTACAGCAGAACAACAAATGGTTGGTGTTCTTGAACTGGGTTCTACTGTCTCAGAACAGATCTCCTTACAGCAGGTTCTCTCTGATGCAGCACCATTCAGGGAACCATCCCCAAATCACGCCACTTCCTGTTCGTAAGTGACGCCATCGAcgccttcctgctgctgctggagaagGGAGATGTGGGAGAGGTCTACAACGTTGGTTCTGGCTGTGAGGTTCCCATCCTTCAGCTGGCTCAGGAGCTGGTGAAAATGGTTGGTTGGAGGTTCTGCTTGGAGCTTCAGCAGTCAGACTGAGGACTCACATCTGCTGTTTTCAGGTGAAGAACGTTCCGGACTCTGAGGTGGACGAGTGGCTGGAGTTTGTGCCGGACAGGTCAGTGAAATGTGGCTGCAGGAAATAGCCAGAGCCTAGAGGACCTTTAGAACATCTCCTGCAGGAATGTTCTGGTCTGTCCAAACACAGCTGGTCATCAGTGATGTTTTCAGAGAAGTTCTCAGCTCATGGAAGTACTGAAGGACAGACGGATGTTTGTTTCTGATCAGGAGTTTAAACGCTGTGAAGATAACCGCTAAATCCAGCGGTCAGACAGGAACGCTTTAGGAGGGTTCTCATGCAGGATACTGCTAGAgaagctcaccgctcccccaggggatggatcTAATGCAAAGAACACATTACACACTCCTAGATATGACAACAAATGGGACTCAAACTTTTGTGTCTGATCCATTGACGTGAATAACAATGGACAGCTAAAACCCCACCCTCTtccatgttccaaacaggaagtaccaagaaggccaaagttccatagacttccattgagaaacagttatttctcagtcattttattcgtcagaataatcattcatgctctgatgcttccttcttaacatgttctttctaatcctgatttttttaaaagagattttTCTTTATCGCTAGTTATAAACTGAACAACTGATGCCTctgtaaaagcatgtggctcccaCTTGCCCCGTctcaaacgtttgacagattcttctgCGCTGCTTTCAGTGGGATGGATGTGGGCTTAAAATAAGacagaacaagctcactcctgattggttgacagtacttcctctaGAAACATGACTCAATCGCGGTAGACgtaccaggaagtgacggtgaaggctctggcctgattttgtgAGGGTgtaaggtaatgcatttcctatgggggacctcaacgcaTGATAGGTCCAGTTCTATTTAGACGGTCTATGGTCCCATTACAAATCTTTTGCTCCGCCCCTGTCATGAATCCCTGGGCACCCCTGACAAAAGGACCAACACAGCCCAGGCGAGGGAGACCACCCACCCACCAGCCAGGTGCAGAGGAGGCCCCCCAGCACTGCAGAGCACGAGTATCCCTCAAGGGGCGACCCCGGACCCCGAGGACCCAGTAGCCAGCCACCACCCAGCCGCAGTCCTGCCACCACAGGCCAGCGGAAGCCCAGGTGCCTGGCTCGAGCGACCCAGAGATCCAGACACACCcacagctcctccccctccataCCCACCCCTCATTCCCTTCCTCCATCCCCATGGATGGCAGGGAGAGCCCATGCAGGCTGCGGTGAGGTAGCCCCAGGTCTGTCCCCACCCACTAACTCTCACATTCAGTCTTTCTTCTGGGTACTCCCCAGTCCACATCTCAGCACCCCCTCCAGCCGGTAACCGGGTCTCCGGCACTGCCACGACCATCAAATCTgaaactttctgttttcttcaagCCGAGAGGTTTTCTGCTGGTCCATTTGGTCATGCAGCTCTGACTGGTTCTTACCTGAGTTTAAGCCGTTGTATGGAACCGTAAGCAGGGCTGCAGATGAATCAATTGTTTGGAAAAATCAGAGTCAATGTTTATAACATAGTAAAAGACACTCCTGTAGATTAAAGGACATCAGTATCTGCTTCAAGAACATTAGAAtgttaaagaacaataaagaaatCGTCAGATGATGAAAGAAAAACCTAGACATTACATTACCATGGCAACAGACTAGCTGTTCTGTTACCCTGGCAACAGAACAGCTGATGATGCTCAGGTCCTGAACACCATTAGCTATTAAAATAGCAACGTTGCCTGTTCTGTTACCATGGTAACAACATCAGCTGTTCTGTCGCTGAATTAAATCAGACCTAACCGTGATCTGAATCCAGAACTCGTCACAAACCGTGGTTGGAACTCAAACCTTCACCCTCCTTATCTATGGATCACCTTTCTCAGGCAGACCAGAGGTCACACAGAGGTCGTGGAGGTCACATAGAGGTCAAGGAGTTCCCGTGTCTCCCTTAAGATTGAAgtatctaatgttttttttctctggtaaTCCAGCAGAATGGGACGGCTGTAACTTAGTCCTGTAGGGGGCGCTCCACTGTAAATGAAACATGTGAGTCCACTTTTTTAAGCAGGCGGGTGCCTGTGCTTTGTTTCCGCAGGCCGCTGGTGGAGCTTCGGTACCCGATCAGCAGTGAGAAGCTGCAGAGTCTGGGCTGGGGGGCCCAGGTGTCCTGGGCTGATGGGATCAGGCAGACAGGTGAGAAGATCAGCTGATCAGGAACTTCCTTCAGGAGGCGCTGAACTGTCTTTGTCTCACAGTTCGGTGGTACCAGGACAACCCGGACTTCTGGGCAGAAGGGTCCACTAATGCCCCCCCCTCCTGACAGCGGGGGTTGCCCTGCAGACTGACGTGAAGAATCAGGAGAAGGAACCCAAATCACCGTCGGGTCAACAGAACCAACCTTTTCAACATTTGAAATCCAaccttcacttcctgtttccagaACAGGAAGTGTCACTTCTATGAAGTCAGCTGAAGGTTTACCCCAAAGTTTACATAATGAACATTTATGAttactttcaatgtttttaacataaatccgTTAGAGACTATTATGACTATTAAGACTGATTTAAACTGccttcattaaaatattttaatctagAACAGGAAACTGTCTGTTAAATCTGTTCTAATGTAGAAGGCGTGAAAAAGCCGGCGGGGTCAGAGCGTCTCGTCTGCAAATCCAAACTTTATTGGTGGTCAAACAGgtcagtttgtttctttgtgtagAGCTCTGCGTGCACAACCGCTAAACTAATACAGAAAGCAAGTTCTAACTAGCGGGCAGCTTCCCCTCGAAGGCTCTGGCCAATCAGAAACCACCGCCGCCGAGACGGGATTCTCACCAAAGGAAATCTGAAACTGGATTAAGCAGGATGGGTCAGGTCATGGGAGT
Encoded proteins:
- the LOC112142216 gene encoding dTDP-D-glucose 4,6-dehydratase isoform X2, producing the protein MGVFKRTVLVTGGSGFIGSHLVCSLVCGHPDWMIINLDALDYCCSPRSLRSVENRSNYRFLQGDVCDSSTLDHIFSTENIDVVFHLAARTHVESSFQNPSSFQWVNVEGTRTLLRAAQRAQHRPQRFLYISTDEVYGASTDWVFDECSPLRPTNPYATTKADAENLVRSYWDRYQLPVIITRSNNVYGPRQHTEKVIPRFLRLLQQNNKCTIQGTIPKSRHFLFVSDAIDAFLLLLEKGDVGEVYNVGSGCEVPILQLAQELVKMVKNVPDSEVDEWLEFVPDRPLVELRYPISSEKLQSLGWGAQVSWADGIRQTVRWYQDNPDFWAEGSTNAPPS
- the LOC112142216 gene encoding dTDP-D-glucose 4,6-dehydratase isoform X1: MTSYTRANPPSGGWFHISPAPFLRVNNSAVKWPEVSFVSRVLTGRILEPAPAFLSGSHLVCSLVCGHPDWMIINLDALDYCCSPRSLRSVENRSNYRFLQGDVCDSSTLDHIFSTENIDVVFHLAARTHVESSFQNPSSFQWVNVEGTRTLLRAAQRAQHRPQRFLYISTDEVYGASTDWVFDECSPLRPTNPYATTKADAENLVRSYWDRYQLPVIITRSNNVYGPRQHTEKVIPRFLRLLQQNNKCTIQGTIPKSRHFLFVSDAIDAFLLLLEKGDVGEVYNVGSGCEVPILQLAQELVKMVKNVPDSEVDEWLEFVPDRPLVELRYPISSEKLQSLGWGAQVSWADGIRQTVRWYQDNPDFWAEGSTNAPPS